AGGTGAGCTGTACCATTGGTAGGCATAGCTGCCACTGCCTCCTGACGGGGAAATTGTCAAAGTCGCAGGGGCACTATTGTAATTGACGGTCTGACCCGACGGATTGATCGTTCCCGATACCAGTGGTGGATATACCGTTACAGTGGCGTAATTCGATGTATACCCCGCAAAAAAGCAAATGGTCTGTCGCTGATAATAGGTCGTAGCCGTCAGCGCCGGGGGTTGGTAGTTCTGCCCCGTAGCCCCGGAAATAGCGGTATAGGTTGTATTGTCCGGTGAAGAATACCATTGATAGGTATAGCTGGAGCAGCTTCCCCCCGTAGACGCCGATGCATTGATCTGTGCCGGTTCCGTATTATAATTGATACTCTGTGTCGTGTTGGAGATGGACCCGGGCACCAAGGCGGGCGCCGAATTGACCGAAACAACCAGGCTTCCCAGCGTCGTGGATCCGTTCAAGGCTGATATGGTGGAGCTGGAGCACGAGGTCTGATTAAAATAGACCGTACAGCTCGTCGTAGTATAGCTCTGGATGGTCCCACAGCTACAGGTCCAGCTGGTAGCGGAACCGGAGGTCAGCGTATAGGTCCAGGTATCTCCCTGGGTCACCGGATTTTGCCCGGTAATGGGTCCTGAGTGCAACGGTCGTGTCCCAGCCTGCAACCGCGACGAAAAGAGAACGGCGCACGCGACAAAAAGAACGAGTGTAAGCTTAGTTGGCATAGTGGTAGAAGAAGGTCTTTACGATATTACCGTCCTGGTCTTTGATGTTGACAAGTCGGCCGAGATTATCATAAGTGTAATAAGTAGTCCGGCCGGCCGCGTCCGTTTTGGAGGTGATGCCGATCAAGGGATCGTAGGTCACTGTCGTGACCAAGGCTTTTGTCCCGGCTAGCCCGGTCCGGACCTTATTAAGCTCCGTCCTCAAGGTCTGGTCATTCGAAGGGTTATCCAATACAGATTGATTGACAAAACTTGCTATCGTTGCCGGGTCAGAGCCCGCCACTTCGGCCACAACGAGCTGGTGTCTATATCCCCATAAATAACTATAAGCCAGATCATTGACTTTCGACTGGGAGGACATCCGGTTGGTGTTGTCGTAAGTAACAGATACCTCATTATGATAATTAGAGTCAATGTTTGCCAGAAAACCCGTCTTAAGCATCGGCGCGGTCAATTCTGTTTCCTGTATCCCCGTCCGTTTCGCCACAGTATCGCCCGCGGTATTGACAGCAAGCGTATAATTGTCCCTACTGGCCGAGACCAGGTAGTCATTCCCATCGCTTTTCTGCACGCTGATGTATTTCTCAATCACTGGGCTGACGACATGATTGGCCTGCATCCAATAGACCCCCTTATGCCATGCCACGGCATCTGCCCATTCTGCCGAGTCAAGACTGAACAGATAATTTTGCCAAAGTGTATTTCGTGCTGTGAAAGCATTTTGGGAGTTGGTCGCGTAGTTCCCCTCGCAGTTATACGAATTGACAGTATTTGTAAAATTGGTTTCATTGTTCACATACGGCTGATATGGCTGAAGGGCGGCCACCAGGTTGTCGTAACAATTGTTATACATGGAATCTGCATACCATGCACCCAAATTGAAAAGAGAATCTACAGTATGCGGCGCGTTAATACCTGTTATCGGGTAATCAAGGGGATATTTGAGCTGGGTTGTCACTTGCTCGCCCTTACTATTGTGCGTAATAAGACGGGTAGGGAAAATGTGGTTTGGGTTGTCGTAATAATAATCCGTTTCGTTCGTCACGGGGTTCGCTCCACTGCTATCCCAGGCAATGTCCACAGTTGACTGGACATATTTGTACCCCGACTGCATCACGTTGTGCGTGGCGGAATACACGTTCTGCACGCCGACGACCGGCTGGGTTTGATCCGGGGTGGCGACCACGTTGGAGCAGGTATAACAGCTGCTTGCCGGAAATACCTGGTCGGTGACGGTAGACGTGATTGTCTGAAAGTCGATGACATCCTTTATTCCATAATTGGTCATCGTTTGATGAAGCGGTACATATTGTACACCGTAGGGTCCGTACGTATACTTATAGTCCGTCTTTTGGGTCAGGAAAACATCGGGATCGACCGGTGTAAAGCTCCCATAGCTATAATCAGTCTTCCCATTGCTGCCGCCGCTGATATCGGTTTCTTCGACATTACCATACCAGAATTGGTTGTTGATCAGATCGCTTACCGACGGGTTGAGGCTGCCCTGTAACGTGGTTATGGACACGCTATAGACGGTCCCGGTGGGGCAGTTACCCGTCCCATTGGCATAGCAACCGGAGGCATCCTGGTTTACCGAACTGACATGAGCTCCAATGTTATACAAACTGGTTCCATTGTTGTATGTGTAGTATTTCGTCAAAACAGGGGCTGGATGACTATTATCATACGAATCGATTTCCTTGACCCTGATACCGGGCGCCAAAGCAAGGGTATTGGTCACCGTATAGGAGTTATAGTTGATGCCGACCCCCCAACCGTTCAGGGAATCACAGGTGACAACATAGGTATAAGCCCCCGGTGGAAGGGGAACGCTGTCAACACCGGGGAGGACGGGCGGCCGGGGATTTGACGCATAAACCAGGGCATTGCTGGCGTTATAAATAGTCAGAAATGGGTCGGTTTGCGGATATCCATTGTCGACCGACGTATAGTTGATGTGCACCATCTGACCTTCGTTCAGGCTAAAGCTTCCGGATAACGATCTTGTTCCATGATTATCGGGCAGGTTGCTGTTGTCATACCAATCAACGGTAAGTTTGGAAGTTTCAGCGGTATAGGAAGGCCCTACCTGATAGTTGCCGGTTGTATTCTGTTCATAGATCAAGGTATCGTATCCGCCTGTAGGATAGGTAATCTTTGACAACGTATTGTGGACGCAGTAGTTGAAGTTGGGGGCACGGTTGGCGCCGGTGTACCCCTGGTTGGTGACCCAGGAGGCGTCGGCATTCGCAAACAACGTCTCGTTCTGAGCGCCGTTGTAATACCCCCAATAGTCTACCGAATGCGTGTTCCAACCAGGTATGGTAGATATATTAGTATCCGGGCTCTGGTATTGAAACGTATACCGCTGCATGATGGTATCATCTCCACTGTCGGTCAAGGGAAGTGTCTCATCCACTTCCGTAAGCCCAAGCTTCCCGGCAAAGTATTGATGTTGCAGGGTAAAATTTCTCTCCAATACACTACCTGTTCCCCAAACACTGACTGATCCAAGCGGATACATGGTGCTATCCGTAATCCAGACATCTGTCCGGGGTGTACCGGCAGGTGAAAAATCAACCTCCGCGTTCTTCGACACAATGGAGCTTAATGACAGCGACAATATTGAGTCTCCCGAAGCGGCCGACTCTTGGTAATTCTGCGAAGGAATGGGGCTTACATTCTGGTTCAGGGTAAGGGTAAGCGTCTCCGAATACACCGGGGGCTGGTGAAACGCATAGGTCGTATAGTTGTATTGAATGGTATCGCTTAGGTCCGCGCTGACGATCATCGACAGGAACCAGGCGGAATTATGGTCGGGTACATATTCCCCGAATTGCGAGGTCTGTTTGTGGTGGCTTCGCTCGGCGTCTTCAAAATAATACTTATCGCCCTTTTCATTGGTGATGATAAACCCATTGTCATAGCCAAGGGAAGTGATCTGGATCTGTTGATGGGGAAACATATACGCTTTCCCTTGCATCAAAATGAACTTCCCGCTTAGTCCCGGTGCATTAAAAATATAGAGATCCGGTTCCCCATCCGCCTCTCCCAGGCCCATGGTCTGCAAAAAGTCCTGCTTATTGGACAGGTAGTTCATATTGACATAGTTGTCATAGTCATTGCCCACTACGTGCACATCCATATGGTCCACGCGACTCTTTACATGCCGCATCACCACACCACCGCCTTGTACATTCCATCCCAGCCCCACGGAGCTGGCTGTTTCCGAGGGTTTGAACCCGTTGTAGTTGTAACTAAGCGAAATGGGAATATCCAGGTTCGGCGTTTTGAGCTCATAGATGGGTATGCTCACCTGGGGTAGCCCGCTATACAACGTCACCGGCAGAAGCGTATACTTCACCATGGCCTCCGCTTCGGGGGACTGGGGTAGGATGTCCGTTTGGAATTGGGCACTGGACAACGGGCCGCTCGACCCGGAATAGGCCGAGCTTTTAAAAGGAAAGCCCGGGTACAAACTCGTTCCCAGCGACAAGCTTTGCGCATCCACCGTGCCATCCAGAAAAAAAGCACCGACAAACGCCGTGAGCAGCAGGTAAGCCTTCAACATATAATTCAACGATTCTTTTAAAAATTATACCCCACCCGGAAACGGATCATCTGCCCCTGGGGGATCTCTTGCGCGTACAAAGCATCGAACAGCAACTGCACGTTCCCTTGAACTTTGGAGGACACCCTGTACTTCTTTTCGATACCCAGGAGTGCGCTGGGTTGCCAAGCGCTCCGGTCCCTCAAATCAGCGATCCCCGAAAACGCCGTCATATAATTCAGTTCGTACCCCCCTGTCACATACCAGGTCTTCCACAGCTTCCAGTCAATATAGCCGCGCAAGCCAAGCCCCTGGTTCGAAAAAGCGATGTTGCTCCAGCCGGTACCCAGCCCTACATTATAGGAAAGACCAACGCCCAAGCTACCGTTGTCGCTCAACTTATAGCCAAGGGAAAGCCCGAGGTCTCCGGTAGCGGGAAAATCATAGGAAGACCGGCCAAATTGAATATTGGCGCCATATTCAAGCCGTTGCAGGAACGTCTTTGTTTTTTGGGTGTTGGGTTTGAAATTCGGCATATCCAGGTCCTGGCCACCAGCTCCATATTTACTCAGGCCGTTCTGCATCGAGGCTACCTGGCTTTGGGCCGCCTGGAGTTGCCCCTGAACGGCCTGCCCGTTGCCACCGACCTGTTGTTGTAGCAATTGCTGAACCTGGTTCTGTGTCTGCAACCCCTGGAGTGAGCCCCCATCCCAGGCGGGAAACCGGAAAAGCGCGGCCAGCAGGGAATTTTTAGCAAGAAACGCCTGATAAGCCGGTACCCGCGAAAGCAGCGTCACCACCTCCCGCTCCATCTTGGTTGGCTCGTCGAGCATAGTCTTGTACTGCTCCACTTGTTGACGGTAGTAATACGCCGTCTGTTTGAAGTTCGCAAACGCCTGGGTGACACCCGGTGGAAGTTGGGTATATTGACTGATCAGTTGCGCAAGTTCTTGTTTGCGCTGGGTAATATACTGCTGGATGAGGGTGGATTCGTCCAGGCGTGACTGGAGTTGCCCAACCGATGCTCCGGTTTGGGCAAGGGCTCCTGGCGAAAGGCCACCTGGCTGCGTTTGCAAGAACCGTAGCGTCGTGGATAGTGTATCCAGCCCGGGAACGTAAGTCGATGCAGCCCTGGTGACAGGCTGTTGCATATTCGCCTCCAGTTGTTGATACTGACCAGCCGGCAGACGTGTATCAACACTGGGATCAACCGTACGCAGCTTACCAAGCAGCTTCGCTTCGAAGCGCTCCATCCGGTTCAAATACTGCGTCGTCTTTTTGGAAAGGGTGGTGTTCAACCGCTGTGCTTTGCTGTCAACCTGGTCGAGATAACCTACAGGAACGGAGACCTGGCGGATGCTGTCCCCTGCCAATGACGCCAAGGCAGGCGTATGACACAAGAGGACAAGGTATATCAAGAGCAAAGCAGAGCCGGTCCGCATGAAGCAGTTTCATTTTGGGTTCAGGGAAAAAAAAGGAGGGTACGCTAGATAATTTGGACTTCGTAAATCTAAAATAAAAAAATCCGGACTACCAAATAAATAGTCCGGATTTCAAAATTAATTTTCAGTTTACTTAATTGCGTTGACCCCGTTATTCAGGGTGCACTTGTTGGCCCATGGGTGCACTTGTGAACTACAACTTGCCCGGCAAATTCAAATTGTATTTTTTTGCCCTATGAAAAAACTACTCCTCCTTCCGACCCTGTGTGTACTCATTATGTCCAGCCAGACCAGGTGTGTCAAGCAGAACACCCTACACACCACCGACACCGTCACCGTCCACGACACGGCCACAAGAACCCTGATCGTGCAGCCGGGACCGGATGACGGCCAGGACGTCTCCGTTTTTAACGCGCCGCCCGGCATCAACACCAATCAAAAACAAGACCCGGACTTTTTGGCCGGCTCATGGACCGACTATGCCCAGGGATGGGGGCAAGGCAACACGCGCTCCTATATCGAGTTTGTTGCCTTGGACGGCCTGCCGGACAGCGCAGTGATCAAGTCGGCCAGGTTATACCTTTATGGTTTTGACGTCAATAAGGCGTCGGCGATCGTCCAGGGCAATTCCGACTATCCCGGATCGCCTTACGGGAACCTGGGTAATGCCTGTTGGCTAAAAAGGGTCCTTGGCAACTGGAATCTGGATTCCATCACATGGAATAACATGCCGCCCACCACGGATATTGACGAGGCCATGATCCCGGCCTCCACCTCCCAATGGAACAACAATGACACGGTCGACGTCACAAAACTGGTGCAGGATATCGTCAACAGCGGACAGAATTATGGGTTCTGTATGCAATTGCAAACGGAGCAAATTTACCGGGACCTCGCTTTTGCAGGCAGCCGCAATGCGGATTCCACGCGCCGGCCAAAACTGGAAGTCACCTGGTCGATCCATTAGTCACGCCTTCATCTTTTCAAGGAATTCGGTTTTCCTACGCTGTGACACCTCCAGTTTGGTGTCATTCTTCAAAATGACATATCCGCCCTTGCCTTTTACATAACTCCTGATCTGGCGCATATTGACGATGGTGTTGTGGTGGATACGGACAAAGCACCCGGCACACAGCAGCTCCTCGTAGTAACCCATGTTCCGTGTGGCCGTGTGTTTTGATCCATCGGTGAGATGAAAAATGGTATAAGACCCTTGGGCAAGACACCAGACGATCGTTTCCGGATCAATGAAATCGCAGCCCTGTGAAGTGGGAATACTGATCATTTCGGCGGGCTGCCCTGACAAGTCCTGGCGCCCGTTCAGGCGTTGCCGTACGCGGTCGACCGATTCCTCCAGATCCTTGATCCCAATGGGTTTGAGGAGGTAGTCGATGGCAGAATACCGGAAGGCTTCGAGGGCATAACTATTGTAGGCCGTGATGCAAATAAGCTCGAAAGCGCGTTTTTGCAGCCGCTTGAGCACGTCAAAGCCCAAACCGTCGCCTATACGGATATCCAGAAAGACGAGCTGCGGCTCCTGATCTTCGATGAGCCGGATCGCCTCTTCCACATGTCCCGCAACACCGGTGACTTCGACATCGGGCGCCGTTTTCCGGAGCAATTCGCGGAGGACATACGTGCTTTTTTCTTCGTCTTCGATGATGACGGTATTAATGGCCATGGTCAATCGGTATTGATGGGGAATGACAGGTTCACAATGGTTCCGGAGCCGGAAAGGCCAGCCGAATTTTTGTCCAATATATCTAAAATAATCTGTTGTTTATGGATGGCGTTTAGGGTCTGGATGCGTCGGCCGGTAATGCCTGAACCCTGGGAAATATGGCCTTCGTTTCGCTGCCGGGCCCTGCTGGAATCGATGCCCCCGCCGTTGTCCTCGATGGTGCAATGCAAGTATCCGGGGGAGAGATGAAAGGCTACAGACAATTCCCCCGTACGATCTTTTAGCGGGGCGATGCCGTGCTGAACGGCATTCTCGACAAAGGGCTGGATGATCATGGGCGGAATGGAGAGCCCCTCTGCTACGGACGGATCGGGCGGGACAAGCCGGTAGTTCATCCGGGGGCCCAGCCGGAGTTGCTCCAGTTCAAGATAAAGGTGGAGCATTTTGATCTCTTCGTATAAGGGGATGACCGCCGAACTGCTGTGATCCAGGGTCAGGCGGATGAGGTTCGAGAATTTATGAAGATAGTCGTTCGCATTCATCACGTCCGCTCTGAGGACGTGGTATTGGATAGACGTCAGGCAATTGAAAATAAAATGCGGATTCATCTGGGCTCGGAGCGCCGACAATTCCAGGTCATGGATTTTTTCTTTTTTTCGCTGGCGCCGGCGGAAGTAGAGAAGGATTCCGGCGCCTATAAGCAGGACGATAACGGGATAAGCCATCAAAAGAAAAACAGGCGACCAATAAAAAGGATAAGGATGAACGATCGGGATCGTTATGGGATGGCTTCTGCTTCCCCAGCGATCAATGGATCTCAACTCCAGGACGAAGCGGCCGAAAGGCAGGGCAGGAAATTCGATGGTATTACCGGCTAGCCGGAACCAGTTGCTGTCTGCCCCTTTAAGCCGGTATTC
This region of Dinghuibacter silviterrae genomic DNA includes:
- a CDS encoding LytR/AlgR family response regulator transcription factor; this encodes MAINTVIIEDEEKSTYVLRELLRKTAPDVEVTGVAGHVEEAIRLIEDQEPQLVFLDIRIGDGLGFDVLKRLQKRAFELICITAYNSYALEAFRYSAIDYLLKPIGIKDLEESVDRVRQRLNGRQDLSGQPAEMISIPTSQGCDFIDPETIVWCLAQGSYTIFHLTDGSKHTATRNMGYYEELLCAGCFVRIHHNTIVNMRQIRSYVKGKGGYVILKNDTKLEVSQRRKTEFLEKMKA
- a CDS encoding RHS repeat domain-containing protein: MLKAYLLLTAFVGAFFLDGTVDAQSLSLGTSLYPGFPFKSSAYSGSSGPLSSAQFQTDILPQSPEAEAMVKYTLLPVTLYSGLPQVSIPIYELKTPNLDIPISLSYNYNGFKPSETASSVGLGWNVQGGGVVMRHVKSRVDHMDVHVVGNDYDNYVNMNYLSNKQDFLQTMGLGEADGEPDLYIFNAPGLSGKFILMQGKAYMFPHQQIQITSLGYDNGFIITNEKGDKYYFEDAERSHHKQTSQFGEYVPDHNSAWFLSMIVSADLSDTIQYNYTTYAFHQPPVYSETLTLTLNQNVSPIPSQNYQESAASGDSILSLSLSSIVSKNAEVDFSPAGTPRTDVWITDSTMYPLGSVSVWGTGSVLERNFTLQHQYFAGKLGLTEVDETLPLTDSGDDTIMQRYTFQYQSPDTNISTIPGWNTHSVDYWGYYNGAQNETLFANADASWVTNQGYTGANRAPNFNYCVHNTLSKITYPTGGYDTLIYEQNTTGNYQVGPSYTAETSKLTVDWYDNSNLPDNHGTRSLSGSFSLNEGQMVHINYTSVDNGYPQTDPFLTIYNASNALVYASNPRPPVLPGVDSVPLPPGAYTYVVTCDSLNGWGVGINYNSYTVTNTLALAPGIRVKEIDSYDNSHPAPVLTKYYTYNNGTSLYNIGAHVSSVNQDASGCYANGTGNCPTGTVYSVSITTLQGSLNPSVSDLINNQFWYGNVEETDISGGSNGKTDYSYGSFTPVDPDVFLTQKTDYKYTYGPYGVQYVPLHQTMTNYGIKDVIDFQTITSTVTDQVFPASSCYTCSNVVATPDQTQPVVGVQNVYSATHNVMQSGYKYVQSTVDIAWDSSGANPVTNETDYYYDNPNHIFPTRLITHNSKGEQVTTQLKYPLDYPITGINAPHTVDSLFNLGAWYADSMYNNCYDNLVAALQPYQPYVNNETNFTNTVNSYNCEGNYATNSQNAFTARNTLWQNYLFSLDSAEWADAVAWHKGVYWMQANHVVSPVIEKYISVQKSDGNDYLVSASRDNYTLAVNTAGDTVAKRTGIQETELTAPMLKTGFLANIDSNYHNEVSVTYDNTNRMSSQSKVNDLAYSYLWGYRHQLVVAEVAGSDPATIASFVNQSVLDNPSNDQTLRTELNKVRTGLAGTKALVTTVTYDPLIGITSKTDAAGRTTYYTYDNLGRLVNIKDQDGNIVKTFFYHYAN
- a CDS encoding DNRLRE domain-containing protein, which codes for MKKLLLLPTLCVLIMSSQTRCVKQNTLHTTDTVTVHDTATRTLIVQPGPDDGQDVSVFNAPPGINTNQKQDPDFLAGSWTDYAQGWGQGNTRSYIEFVALDGLPDSAVIKSARLYLYGFDVNKASAIVQGNSDYPGSPYGNLGNACWLKRVLGNWNLDSITWNNMPPTTDIDEAMIPASTSQWNNNDTVDVTKLVQDIVNSGQNYGFCMQLQTEQIYRDLAFAGSRNADSTRRPKLEVTWSIH